The Acidimicrobiales bacterium genomic interval GTACTGGAGGTCCAGAGCGGCCAACTTGAGATCGTCCGTCGACAGCCCGTGGCGCTCCCGGAAGCCATCCATCACCCGCCGCTTGGTGATCCAGTCCAGCTGGCCAATCAGCGATTCGGGGTCCGACTCCAGGCCGGTTAGGACGTTCTCCCAGCGCTCCACTACTTCGTCAGCCACAGGCCCGCCCACCGCGTCGGTTCCCCGCTCACGGAGGTACTTCTGGGCCGCCTCGAGTAGGCCCCACTGAAGTTCGAGGGCGGTAGCCGTCCGGGTGTCGGTCAAGGTCACCAAGCCGGTCAGATTGACGTCCCAAGACACGGACTGCATGGCCAGGACGGGGTCTCGGAGGGCCACCGTTCCGTCCAGGAAATCGTCCTCCACCATGGCCAGGATGATGGCCGTGGTCCCCACTTTCAGGAAGGTGGCCACCTCGCAGAGATTGGCGTCGCCCACGATGACGTGCAGCCGGCGGTACCGGAGCGGATCGGCGTGTGGCTCGTCTCGAGTGTTGATAATGGGTCGCTTCAGGGTGGTCTCCAAACCCACCTCCTCCTCGAAGAAGTCGGCCCGCTGGGTTATCTGGTATGACAAGTAGTTCCGGTCCCGGAAGGGCAACTCGCAGCCCACCTTTCCCGCACCGGTGAATACCTGTCGGGTCACGAAGTGGGTGGTCGCGTGCTGCACGATCCGGCCGAACGGAGTCGCCCGGTCCATCAGGTAGTTCTCGTGGCACCCGTAGCTGTTGCCCTTGCCGTCAGAGTTGTTCTTGTAGACGACCAGTTCCTGGCCCTCTGGAAGCACCTCGTTGGCCGCCTCCATGGACTCGATGAGGATCATCTCCGCCGCTCGGTCCTGGAGGACCACCGTGAGGGCGTCGGCGCACTCCGGGGTGGACAACTCGGGGTGGGCGTGGTCGACGTAGTAGCGGGCGCCGTTGGTGAGCACGGCATTCACGAGGTGGGTCTCGATCTCAGGTGCCAGGGCGTCCAGGGGCGTGAAGCCGCGAACGTCAACGGACGGGGATTCGTCCACGAAGTCCCATCCCACTCGCGGTGCACCGGGTCCGCTCCCTGGGTCGGCCCGGCGACTCAGGTAGGCGTTGATAAGCAGCGATGAGGCGCTGATCGGGTTCGGGTCGGCGACCCCCCGATGAACAATGCCGTACTCCGTCTCGATACCCAAGGTCTTGGGGACGGCCATCGCTGGACCCTAGTGGTGCTTCCTTCGGGGTCGCCGGGACCACCGGCCAGTCAACTCAGAGGTACTGGCCGGTTCCTACACCCTCGATGGCCCGCCCACCAGACTCGTCGGCGTTCCTGGAGACCAAGGTACGGACGTAGACGATTCTCTCACCCTTCTTCCCGGAGATCTTCGCCCAGTCGTCCGGGTTGGTGGTGTTGGGAAGGTCCTCATGTTCGGTGAATTCCTGGCGCACCGCCTGGATCAGGTCGTCTACGTGAATCCCGCGTCGCCCGCCCGCCAGTTGACGCTTGATGGCCAGCTTCTTTCCGCGCCGGACGATGTTTTCGACCATGGCTCCGGAGGCGAAGTCACGGAAGTAG includes:
- a CDS encoding proteasome accessory factor PafA2, with the translated sequence MAVPKTLGIETEYGIVHRGVADPNPISASSLLINAYLSRRADPGSGPGAPRVGWDFVDESPSVDVRGFTPLDALAPEIETHLVNAVLTNGARYYVDHAHPELSTPECADALTVVLQDRAAEMILIESMEAANEVLPEGQELVVYKNNSDGKGNSYGCHENYLMDRATPFGRIVQHATTHFVTRQVFTGAGKVGCELPFRDRNYLSYQITQRADFFEEEVGLETTLKRPIINTRDEPHADPLRYRRLHVIVGDANLCEVATFLKVGTTAIILAMVEDDFLDGTVALRDPVLAMQSVSWDVNLTGLVTLTDTRTATALELQWGLLEAAQKYLRERGTDAVGGPVADEVVERWENVLTGLESDPESLIGQLDWITKRRVMDGFRERHGLSTDDLKLAALDLQYHDLRPDRSLFARMGAETLVEVDEARWAMDNPPGDTRAYFRGQCLKRWPDRIVAANWDSIVFDVGGEALRRVPMMEPTRGTVDHVGTLLDTCETVEELLDRLTA